The nucleotide sequence TAGGTATATTCCAATTATGTTTCTTCAGTTTGGATTTATGCATATGTGTGCGCACAGAGACTTGGGTAATATCAACCCTTTCGTTCATATATTGAGTATCCACTAAATGTTAGGAACTGTGGTAGTGCTAAACAAAGCACATGGATAGAGCTTAGAACATAATGGGGACACTGTTTTAAAGTAccacaaaaaaattttaacaaatgattACAAATGCAATAACATCCTCTCAAAGAAAAAACTGCATGAACAAAGAGGAGAGAACTACTTTAGATGACCTCTTCAGCTAGGACTTCTGTAAGAAGTCCTCTTCTCTACTGAGGCTTGGAGAGCCACAAAAAATGAGGCAATAAAACTAGAGGAAAGAGATTCTTGTTAGAGTGAAGAAATAACACTTGGAAAGGCCTTGGTttggggaaataaatgatgtgtTCAAAAATCTGAACAAGGAAAAGTATTAGATTATTTATTCTAAAAAGAGTAAAGCTTAATACTTCAGCAGTATTATGTACATCATGTGGAAAGTATTCTGTGAAATAGATATTGACTCATCTAACTGTTTTGTGCAATTGATTTAAGACCAGTATGAGGCAATGATCCACTGCAACCCAGATTAGGGGAAATGTCATGGATCCAAAGATTATATTTTCAAGTTATGGACAATAAAACCCCTCTTCCAATGAATGTCATTTAATCACTTATCATTGCATTGATAGAGTATTGTTTGAAATGTAGAAATGCTTTATGCAAGCATTGTGTGCCTCATGGAagagtttgctttcttttcacatccCAAAAATGAAGTCAGACTTTAATAATGACTTCAAACACAAGGACATTCAGGTGGAGAGGGAAACAACACTTAGAAATGCTAAAAGTTTACTCAATAGCGTATGTCATTCTTATGCTGTCTGCATATGTTATCCTGCCTGCAATATTGTTTATtaagtcattaaaatatttttaatagtgatGTTGTTGGGAAATAATCCCTGCCTCTTTTCTCAGTAGAATGTAGATGTTTTTCACTTCAGGGGTCACCATAATAATTGAAAGTTTTTCAGGTAAAATACAAAgaggtaaaatatataaaaaatctgTGAGCAAATTAATGTTGCAAATTtgtaataataacaattattttgCTTCCAGCAGCCAGACTGGCCCTCTGGCTGTCACGTCTTCACTCATTAGGAAGGTTCCTCAAAGTCCTTGCAAGAAGTGCAGTGCTCCTCAGGATCTGTCACTACCCCATGCCTTTTACATCTTTTTTGCCAATTCCTGCTCACTGTGCTCTGGGTAGGCTGGTCTCCTGGTTGTATTTGGACTCTAGCTGTGCTCCCACCTCAAGTCCTTCACCCTGTGACTTCGGTGTACTCAGTTTATGAATTTGACATCTGCTCACGGAATCCCTCCTTGAGTTGTCTCAAGTTGTACCCCGcgaccccctccccagccaaaGTGACAGGCAACTCAAGGAGGGATTCCGTGAGCAGATGTCATTCAAGAGTAAACATGGAGGCTGAGAGAATGAGCCATATGGAAATGTGCGAAATGCTTCCAAGTGCGAAACTCTTAGTAAAGTTCACACTTCGCCCACCGCCCCTGTCCCCGcgaccccctccccagccaaaGTGACAGACAAAGCCACACTCCCGTGCTGCCGGACCAAAATCCTGAAGGAACTGGATGAGTATTATGAGAAATTCAAACGCGAGATGGACGGCGTCCAGAAAAGGAGAGTGTTGCCTTGCATTCAGAGAGCCCTGATTCAGAGCCAGGAGCTGGGCGACGAGAAGATCCAGATCATGAGTCAGATGGTGGAGCTGGTGGAGAACCGGACCAGGCAGGTGGACAGTGACGTGGAGCTCTTTGAGGCCCATCAGGAGGCCAATGACACCACTGGCCACAGCGGCAAAACCGGCCAGGATAAGTCCAAGAGCGAGACAATCACGCAGGCGGAGAAGACCAATAATAAGCAGTCTCGGTGACAGCGCAACAACGAGAACCGAGAGAATGCGGCCAATAGTCACGACCACGATGACATCACCTCCAGAATGCctaaggagaagaaagcaaaagccTCCAAGAAGAGGAAACGCTCCAAGGCCAAAGCGTCCCCTGCAGACCTTCCCATTGACCCAAAGGAGCCGACGTACTGTCTGTGCAATCAGGTCTCCTATGGAGAGATGATCGGCTGTGACAATGACAAGTGCCCCATCGAATGGTTCCATTTCTCCTGCGTGGGGCTGAATCACAAACCCAAGGGCAAATGGTACTGTCTCAAGTGTCGAGGGGAGAACAAGAAGACCAGGGACAAGGCCCTGGAGAAATCCAAAAAGGAGCGGACGTACAACAGGTAGTAGAGCCCGCACAATGGTGAGGACAGCGGGCCGGCCAGTGTGTTTATTACGTCGTGACCTGTGCTGAGGCACAAGGACCgtacattgtatatttttcaagAATGTTAGAAAAGGAGCCATTCCTTTTGCAGGGATGGTGGTGAGTCTCtgccttttgttttcattggtgCACGCGTGTAACAAGAAAGTGGTCTGTGGATCAACATTTTAGAAACTACAAATATGGGTTTTAAttaaacactcaaaaaaaaaaaattctcgtGATTATTGGCCGCATTCTCTCGGTTCTCATTGTTGCGCTTCACCGAGACTGCTTATTATTGGTCTTCTCCGCCTGCGTGATTGTCTCGCTCTTGGACTTATCCTGGCCGGTTTTGCCGCTGTGGCCAGTGGTGTCATTGGCCTCCTGATGGGCCTCAAAGAGCTCCACGTCACTGTCCACCTGCCTGGTCCGGTTCTCCACCAGCTCCACCATCTGACTCATGATCTGGATCTTCTCGTCGCCCAGCTCCTGGCTCTGAATCAGGGCTCTCTGAATGCAAGGCAACACTCTCCTTTTCTGGACGCCGTCCATCTCGCGTTTGAATTTCTCATAATACTCATCCAGTTCCTTCAGGATTTTGGTCCGGCAGCACGGGAGTGTGGCTTTGTCTGTCACtttggctggggagggggtcgCGGGGACAGGGGCGGTGGGTGAAGCGTGAACTTTACTAAGAGTTTCGCACTTGGAAGCATTTCGCACATTTCCATATGGCTCATTCTCTCAGCCTCCATGTTTACTCTTGAATGACATCTGCTCACGGAATCCTTCCTTGAGTTGTCTGGATAAATGAGCAGCCTCCACTCCCGTACTACTGCACCCTTCccacatactatttttttttatcctgcctTATTTTTCCCCATAATGCTTTTCACCTGACACGTATGTCTCTACTGTGCTCCATGAGAACAGGAATTGGGTGTGATTCCCTGCTTTATCCCAATGTCAAGAAAAATTTTATGAAGCTAAAAGAGAATGACATGTGTGTTTAATCAATTAATTTGGGACCTTATTTGAGGTTTCTTTGGTCCATTTTAAGTAATATACAATTAATTTCTGGGAACTTTTGAGTTTACAATATTCACAAAAAAGATCACAGATTAAAGGAAATTCTCCAGTTTTTAGTTGAGTCATATTATTATTAgagatttcttttgaaataagGATACAAATATATTATTAGGTTTaattcatatgatttttattaccCTTTTAATTtacttcataaaattttaaaaaatcagaggacTGAATTTGTCATTGAAAAAGAATTAGAGTAGAATTATTGATTTAATAGCCTAGTATTTGAGCACCGTAATGAGAGAAGGGCCACCACTCTTTCCCTGTTTTTTCCAGGCTTATTGGCTGGACTCTGGCCTACCACTTTGCTCCCtcagtaaaagaagaaatagagggTATCTTATAACTAGGGCCAGGAGTAAAAATCCCTTCCCACCAACACTGGAGTCCTACATGAAACTGCAGCCAAACAccgcctttttttcttctttcatgtttCATGTTTCTTGCTTCTACTAATATAATTCAGGCACTGTATCTCCTAAACCCATGTTTATCCTATATATTAATATCATAGTTCTAAAGAGCAAAGCATAAAATTCAAGTTGTTTAATAACATTCATTTGCCATATGAGCCAATAATTGGATGAGCAGTCCACAACCAGATAACACTGAGAAGCAGCACTGGACAGGAAGCTCCAGGGCTGTAATTAAGGAGGACATCCTCCCACAAGGGTGTGACGGACAATGATTCTAGACCATTTCCTACAGAAAAAGATTCAGAAGGAGTAAATAAGAAGGTAAGCTGTTAAAACCACTGAACAACCAACACAATAAAATTGTAGAACAGTAATTATGGCCTTAGAACAAGGCAGAGGCTGAATTATTGGAAccatgttttctgtctcaagtATATGCCAGATATCAGGTAGGTCATCATGAATTTgacagtaaaatggaaaaaaatgtaaggatCTAGAGGGTGGTAGTGAAGATGGACTaggattaaataatattaaatgccATGTAATCCATGGATACTgcctgttagggtccatgatcaaaggaacgagaccgacacaaagcctaagtcaagcaaagctttatttcatgccatgcattgaaaatcaaaccaaccagttggagccgtctcttacaaagagacaacgatgaccaggacaccgacccggACAACTTCCCTTACCCAACAATGGCCGCTACCCCATGGCTCCCCTACCTGACAATTTTCCCACAAGTCCCCCTACCGGACTATTCCCCCATGACTCCCCCTACCTGACGACTCCCGCTACTCGATGACTCCCGCTACCCCATGGCTCCCCTACCCGACCACAACACTCCTGGCGGCACTGCTCCCCGACTGAGGCCACTTCCTGATGATGACTCTCCGGCAGCACCGCTCCTGATGATGCTGCTCCCCATGACTATGCTTCCCCTATGACGCTGCTCCCGAGGATCCTGAGGATCCTGACGCTGCTACTCCTGACGCTGCTGCTCCAGAGGCTGCTGCTCCCGATGCTTGTGACACCCTGAGGCTATCACCCCTACACTACtacacagactaacctttatagaggtggttgagcctggcccacacacaggtggccaatgagactgcaacacacagggaaagctGCATAGTCATGCTGGGTCAGCAatatgggtggccaattgaatttcagtCCACCATAGCAAATAtgtgtgcaccccactgattggacgtctccatcCAGCTGGCACGCTCCTACATCCagggcctgcaagcaagttcctccgggaggggcagggtcaatccaaaCC is from Meles meles chromosome 1, mMelMel3.1 paternal haplotype, whole genome shotgun sequence and encodes:
- the LOC123941848 gene encoding LOW QUALITY PROTEIN: inhibitor of growth protein 1-like (The sequence of the model RefSeq protein was modified relative to this genomic sequence to represent the inferred CDS: substituted 1 base at 1 genomic stop codon) → MDDVEGFKTPVGEVTIDVEITREVELEVDPKDVTKFLQSQDKTLTDEELLLPDERRFFREAEGERESKVHTSPTAPVPATPSPAKVTDKATLPCCRTKILKELDEYYEKFKREMDGVQKRRVLPCIQRALIQSQELGDEKIQIMSQMVELVENRTRQVDSDVELFEAHQEANDTTGHSGKTGQDKSKSETITQAEKTNNKQSRXQRNNENRENAANSHDHDDITSRMPKEKKAKASKKRKRSKAKASPADLPIDPKEPTYCLCNQVSYGEMIGCDNDKCPIEWFHFSCVGLNHKPKGKWYCLKCRGENKKTRDKALEKSKKERTYNR